The following proteins come from a genomic window of Nostoc sp. TCL26-01:
- a CDS encoding alkene reductase — protein MSQLTSTDLFSPVQLGPYNLPNRVVMAPMTRNRAGEGNVPTALNATYYAQRATAGLIVTEGSQISPQGFGYPATPGIHSPEQIAGWQLVTDAVHSAGGRIFLQLWHTGRISHPSLQPDGALPVAPSAIAPAGNATTYTGSQPFVTPRALELAEILDVVEQFRQGAKNALVAGFDGVEIHGAFGYLIDQFLQDGTNQRTDAYGGSIENRARFLLEVTEAVCGIWGANRVGIKLSPSNTFNDIRDSDPEAIFSYAIATLDHFGLGYLHLMAASAADIRHGGKPIPVSEFRSLYAGTIIANGGFDRETGNTAIAKGDADLVSFGILFLANPDLPKRLRLNTPLNPADRHTFYGGGEKGYTDYPFLDATTVN, from the coding sequence ATGAGTCAACTAACTAGCACAGATTTATTCTCTCCCGTCCAACTTGGCCCCTACAACTTGCCCAACCGAGTTGTTATGGCTCCCATGACGCGGAATCGGGCTGGTGAAGGTAATGTTCCGACTGCACTCAACGCCACTTATTACGCTCAACGTGCCACAGCAGGACTGATTGTCACGGAAGGTTCACAAATATCACCCCAGGGTTTTGGTTATCCTGCCACACCAGGAATTCATTCTCCAGAACAGATTGCTGGCTGGCAGTTGGTGACAGATGCCGTACATAGTGCAGGCGGACGCATCTTTTTGCAACTATGGCATACAGGACGCATTTCTCACCCATCCTTACAACCAGATGGCGCATTACCTGTAGCACCTTCAGCGATCGCTCCTGCTGGTAATGCTACAACTTATACAGGTTCGCAACCGTTTGTCACCCCCCGTGCTTTAGAACTGGCGGAAATTTTAGATGTAGTTGAACAATTTCGTCAGGGGGCCAAGAATGCTCTAGTTGCCGGATTTGATGGTGTGGAAATTCACGGGGCTTTTGGCTATCTCATTGATCAGTTTCTCCAAGATGGCACTAATCAACGAACTGATGCCTATGGTGGTTCTATCGAAAATCGGGCGCGATTTCTGTTAGAAGTGACGGAAGCCGTGTGTGGCATTTGGGGGGCAAATCGTGTCGGTATTAAGCTTTCACCCAGCAACACATTTAACGATATCCGTGACTCTGATCCAGAAGCCATATTTAGCTATGCGATCGCTACACTTGACCATTTTGGCTTAGGATATCTTCACCTGATGGCAGCATCAGCAGCAGATATCCGACATGGTGGTAAGCCGATTCCCGTGTCTGAATTTCGTTCTCTTTATGCCGGGACTATCATTGCTAATGGCGGATTTGATCGGGAAACAGGAAATACAGCGATCGCCAAGGGTGATGCTGACTTAGTTTCTTTTGGTATCCTGTTTCTGGCTAATCCAGATTTACCAAAACGTCTGCGATTAAATACGCCGTTAAATCCAGCTGATCGTCACACCTTTTATGGTGGAGGTGAGAAAGGTTATACCGACTATCCATTCCTGGATGCAACAACTGTTAATTGA